The Solibacillus sp. FSL W7-1436 genome window below encodes:
- a CDS encoding ATP-binding protein: MKKKRKLGIGFKITSGYIILIVCLIVAALVLNNQITSLQTERNGIIKYDSQMRMMSNNLERQILNMESSLHRYLITDDETHLNKFNEEMATWKSSYDELNTIVNEFSSGQQQLEVVHSGIVDWIQNTGQPLMNAIIANDNEEILSMFDGVESSLAISNLQQDFTTFRTFETEAIQAKVTELNDENTALTYSLFAILTLIATVTIVIFTIISRNIAGSINEVTEAIQDMNASDGKVRKRITAKTNDEVKDLVLATNSLLTTMENRQWYQTNLAEVVTAYQGVDTLDELGEVLLKSLTTRTHSVYGAFYIQDIRNHNKFNKISAFAETGDDVGRDSFEVGQGFIGQSVKEKRILGYDNKDNSFHYLETSLGNIPISNGIIVPVLFGKEVVAVFELASLKPYSQQQRDLIKEVVVHLGVTINSIIGRMEVVRLLNESQAMTEELQVQSEELQTQSEELKMQTEELTTINERLEERTRDAEQKTHELEKVQVELKQSAEQLRQSSNYKSEFLANMSHELRTPLNSILILSEMLAENHEQHLSEDELEYAKVIHDSGEDLLNLINDILDLSKVEAGKMDLWFREMDIYEMPQHIQNLFQPVANQKGLELSVNVAENLAEVFHTDVKRFHQVLNNLLSNALKFTEKGSVTVKVDKARITPAMRQLSDTWITVSVTDTGIGIPKNKQNIVFESFQQADGATVRKYGGTGLGLSICREVTKLLGGWITLSSTEGEGSTFTVYLPSLPEGNAVQSNIAEQEAVYTEVAPAVPMGVPKSIFDEKHILIVDDDYRNIYALRQALEHKGVHIIEASNGVECLNILQTATRVDAVLMDIMMPEMDGYETMERIRKDLQLYELPIIALTAKAMKQDQDRAFEAGASDYISKPLNLEQLFSVLTVWLTSGERIRNV; this comes from the coding sequence ATGAAGAAAAAACGTAAATTGGGCATCGGCTTCAAAATTACGAGTGGATATATTATTCTCATAGTATGTTTAATCGTTGCGGCGCTTGTCTTGAATAATCAAATAACAAGTTTACAAACAGAACGGAATGGCATTATTAAATATGATTCTCAAATGCGTATGATGTCAAATAATCTGGAACGCCAAATTCTTAATATGGAATCCTCTTTACATCGCTATTTAATTACAGACGATGAAACGCATTTAAATAAATTCAATGAAGAAATGGCAACATGGAAATCTTCCTATGATGAGTTAAACACCATTGTAAATGAATTTTCAAGCGGTCAGCAACAGCTGGAAGTAGTCCATAGCGGTATCGTAGACTGGATTCAAAATACCGGTCAACCTCTCATGAATGCGATAATTGCTAATGATAACGAAGAAATACTTTCAATGTTCGATGGTGTTGAAAGCAGCTTGGCAATTAGTAACCTGCAGCAAGATTTCACCACTTTCCGTACATTTGAAACAGAAGCGATTCAAGCAAAAGTTACTGAACTTAATGATGAAAACACGGCATTAACGTATAGTCTTTTTGCAATCTTAACGTTAATTGCGACAGTAACGATCGTTATTTTCACAATTATTTCACGTAATATTGCCGGATCGATCAACGAAGTAACCGAAGCGATTCAGGATATGAATGCTTCCGACGGTAAAGTACGAAAACGTATAACTGCCAAAACGAATGATGAAGTAAAAGACCTTGTACTGGCGACGAATTCCCTTCTTACAACTATGGAAAACCGTCAATGGTACCAAACGAACTTGGCCGAAGTTGTAACAGCCTACCAAGGTGTCGATACACTGGATGAATTGGGTGAAGTACTGCTTAAATCATTAACGACTCGTACACATTCGGTATACGGCGCATTTTACATTCAGGATATCCGCAACCATAACAAGTTCAATAAAATTTCTGCCTTTGCGGAAACGGGCGATGATGTAGGACGTGACAGCTTTGAAGTTGGACAAGGCTTCATCGGTCAGAGTGTAAAAGAAAAACGGATTTTAGGCTATGACAACAAAGATAACAGCTTCCATTACTTGGAAACATCACTTGGAAATATTCCGATTTCGAACGGTATTATCGTTCCTGTACTTTTCGGAAAAGAAGTCGTGGCTGTTTTTGAACTGGCGTCACTTAAGCCCTATAGCCAACAGCAACGTGATTTAATTAAAGAAGTGGTTGTACATCTAGGTGTAACAATCAACAGTATTATTGGACGTATGGAAGTTGTTCGTCTATTAAATGAATCGCAGGCTATGACCGAAGAATTGCAAGTTCAGTCAGAAGAGCTTCAAACGCAATCCGAAGAGCTGAAAATGCAAACAGAAGAACTGACAACTATTAATGAACGTTTAGAAGAACGTACACGTGATGCGGAACAGAAAACGCATGAACTGGAAAAAGTGCAGGTAGAGCTGAAGCAGAGTGCAGAACAGCTGCGCCAAAGCTCAAATTACAAATCCGAGTTCCTTGCGAATATGTCCCATGAATTGCGTACACCGCTTAACAGTATTTTAATCTTGTCTGAAATGCTTGCGGAAAACCATGAACAACATTTATCTGAAGACGAACTGGAATATGCAAAAGTTATCCATGATTCGGGTGAAGATTTACTGAACCTGATCAATGACATACTCGATTTATCGAAAGTTGAAGCAGGGAAAATGGATTTATGGTTCAGAGAGATGGACATTTATGAAATGCCACAGCATATTCAAAATTTATTCCAGCCGGTAGCGAATCAAAAAGGCCTGGAATTATCGGTGAATGTGGCAGAAAATCTTGCTGAAGTATTCCATACCGATGTAAAACGATTCCATCAAGTTTTAAATAATCTGCTTTCCAACGCACTGAAATTTACTGAGAAAGGTTCGGTAACAGTGAAGGTTGACAAAGCACGCATAACACCTGCTATGAGACAGCTTAGCGACACATGGATTACGGTTAGTGTGACAGATACCGGTATCGGTATTCCGAAAAATAAACAAAACATCGTATTCGAATCGTTCCAGCAAGCGGACGGTGCTACTGTTCGCAAATATGGCGGAACAGGATTAGGTTTATCCATTTGCCGTGAAGTTACAAAACTTCTTGGTGGCTGGATTACGTTATCAAGTACGGAAGGTGAAGGCAGCACATTTACAGTGTACTTGCCAAGCTTACCTGAAGGAAACGCTGTACAATCGAACATTGCTGAACAGGAAGCCGTTTATACAGAAGTCGCTCCGGCGGTTCCGATGGGTGTACCTAAATCGATATTTGATGAAAAGCATATTTTGATAGTTGATGATGATTACCGTAATATTTATGCGCTTCGTCAGGCATTGGAACATAAAGGTGTTCACATTATTGAAGCGTCCAACGGTGTGGAATGTCTCAATATTTTACAGACGGCGACACGCGTAGATGCTGTTCTGATGGATATTATGATGCCTGAAATGGACGGATATGAAACAATGGAGCGTATCCGCAAAGATTTACAATTATATGAGCTGCCGATTATTGCATTAACAGCAAAAGCGATGAAGCAAGACCAAGATCGTGCTTTTGAAGCAGGGGCTTCCGATTATATAAGTAAGCCTTTAAACTTGGAACAACTATTCTCCGTACTAACGGTATGGCTCACAAGTGGGGAACGTATACGAAATGTATAG
- a CDS encoding CheR family methyltransferase, giving the protein MYRKKLEIRLLLEAIYTLSGFDFRKYNQQSILRRIEHRMRINNFSSISQLTESIIYDKELLKVLLNDFSINVTEMFRDPSFFRAFREEIIPQLKELDKIRIWHAGCATGEEVYSMAILLQEEGLLNRTIMYATDMNENALKKAEQGAFPLHKMQAYTKNYILAGGTESFSQYYKTDDSFATFQPYLSENIMFAQHNLATDKSFQEFDVIICRNVLIYFTPELQHEVHHLFYDSLARNGYLGLGDKETLQFTPLVSKYRTVNATERIYQKRF; this is encoded by the coding sequence ATGTATAGAAAAAAGTTAGAAATACGCTTACTATTAGAAGCGATTTACACATTATCAGGGTTTGACTTCCGAAAGTATAATCAACAATCAATTTTACGTCGCATTGAGCATCGCATGCGGATCAACAATTTTTCATCGATCTCTCAATTAACCGAATCGATTATTTACGATAAAGAGTTATTGAAAGTGCTGCTGAACGATTTTTCGATTAATGTAACGGAAATGTTCCGGGACCCCTCTTTCTTCAGGGCGTTCCGCGAAGAGATCATACCGCAGCTGAAAGAGCTTGATAAAATACGGATATGGCATGCAGGCTGTGCAACTGGCGAAGAGGTTTATTCAATGGCCATCCTGCTGCAGGAAGAAGGCTTGCTGAATCGTACGATAATGTATGCGACAGATATGAATGAAAATGCGCTGAAAAAAGCGGAACAGGGTGCCTTCCCTCTCCATAAAATGCAAGCCTATACGAAAAATTATATTTTAGCCGGCGGAACAGAAAGCTTTTCCCAATACTATAAAACGGATGACAGCTTCGCCACGTTTCAACCTTACTTAAGCGAAAATATCATGTTTGCCCAGCATAATCTGGCAACGGATAAATCGTTTCAGGAATTTGATGTGATCATTTGCCGCAATGTGCTCATTTATTTTACACCTGAGCTGCAGCATGAAGTGCATCATCTCTTTTACGATAGCTTAGCAAGAAACGGATATCTGGGGTTGGGTGATAAGGAAACGTTGCAGTTTACTCCGCTCGTATCCAAATACCGCACCGTTAACGCAACAGAGCGCATCTATCAAAAGAGATTTTAG
- a CDS encoding fused response regulator/phosphatase, with protein MTILVVDDNQVNLFVIEKILKSDGYEKFVSVQSAKEMFDYLDPSNAPKCYDVNVILLDVMMPEMDGIEACRILKQNPQWKDIQVIFVTALEDKSKLSEALDVGGIDYITKPINRIELLARIRVGKRLKSELDWHTNQEKIIQRELDLAARVQQSLLSPPVHEPNISITASYLPSSNLAGDLYYWDKLDEDRYAVMLLDMMGHGVSASLVCMYISSVLREAIKKLTDPELVIAELNRYMNLLQNEKENILYYFTGVYFIIDTKKKTVEYVNAGHPKGYALVDGEKTVPITHTSYAVGFVEDIKIEKTIIPYNSSIQIVLFTDGVLEAMGPCEIESDKELCEIASNHWSTDISPIDYLVKGEQQHNQPDDMCVLLLRANS; from the coding sequence ATGACCATTCTTGTTGTAGACGATAACCAAGTTAACCTCTTCGTTATTGAAAAAATATTGAAAAGTGATGGTTATGAGAAGTTTGTTTCCGTACAATCTGCAAAAGAAATGTTTGACTACCTAGATCCATCCAATGCCCCTAAGTGCTATGACGTTAATGTTATTTTATTGGATGTTATGATGCCGGAGATGGATGGAATTGAAGCTTGTCGTATATTAAAACAAAATCCACAATGGAAAGATATCCAGGTGATTTTCGTGACCGCTCTTGAAGATAAGTCGAAGCTGTCGGAAGCTTTGGACGTTGGCGGCATTGATTACATAACGAAACCTATTAATCGAATAGAATTATTAGCCCGTATACGTGTAGGGAAGCGATTGAAATCAGAACTGGACTGGCATACAAATCAGGAAAAGATTATCCAAAGAGAGTTGGATCTGGCAGCCCGTGTCCAACAAAGTCTTTTAAGCCCACCTGTTCATGAACCGAATATTTCGATTACCGCTTCTTATTTACCATCATCGAATCTGGCAGGAGATTTATATTATTGGGACAAGCTTGATGAAGATCGCTATGCTGTCATGTTATTGGATATGATGGGGCATGGGGTGTCCGCATCGCTTGTTTGTATGTATATTTCATCTGTTTTGCGTGAGGCAATTAAAAAGCTGACAGACCCTGAGCTTGTTATTGCAGAGTTGAATCGGTATATGAATTTACTGCAAAATGAAAAAGAAAATATATTGTATTATTTCACCGGCGTGTATTTTATTATCGATACAAAGAAAAAAACAGTGGAATACGTCAATGCAGGCCATCCAAAAGGCTATGCTTTAGTTGATGGCGAAAAGACTGTGCCCATTACGCATACGAGTTATGCAGTAGGATTTGTTGAGGATATTAAAATTGAGAAGACGATTATTCCATATAATTCGTCCATCCAAATTGTCCTGTTTACGGACGGTGTTCTGGAAGCGATGGGTCCTTGTGAAATAGAATCTGATAAAGAATTGTGTGAAATTGCTAGTAACCACTGGTCGACGGACATTTCACCGATCGACTATTTAGTGAAGGGCGAACAGCAGCATAATCAGCCGGATGATATGTGTGTTCTATTATTGCGTGCCAATAGTTAA
- a CDS encoding DUF2179 domain-containing protein, with amino-acid sequence MKEILLILLLQLLYVPLFTLRTIFLVKNITTLASLIGIVEMLIYVFGLSLVFSGDQGFLAMVVYAVGFGLGIIIGTRIEQKLAIGYIYVTINTQIRNEELIQVMRNEGFAVTTYVGEGRDSQRYKYEILTKRNREKELFMLVQHHEPSAFIISYEPKSFKGGFLVKRMKQHKKHK; translated from the coding sequence ATGAAAGAAATTTTGCTTATTCTATTATTACAATTGCTCTATGTTCCTTTATTTACTCTGCGAACAATTTTTTTAGTTAAAAATATTACAACGCTCGCATCACTGATCGGAATTGTTGAAATGCTCATCTATGTGTTTGGTCTGTCTCTTGTTTTCAGCGGCGATCAAGGTTTTCTTGCAATGGTCGTGTATGCAGTCGGGTTTGGTCTAGGGATCATTATCGGGACGCGCATCGAGCAAAAGCTAGCGATTGGCTATATTTATGTAACGATCAATACACAAATCCGCAACGAAGAGCTGATCCAAGTTATGCGAAATGAAGGGTTTGCGGTAACGACATACGTGGGTGAAGGCCGGGATAGTCAACGATACAAATACGAAATTTTAACGAAACGGAATCGTGAAAAGGAACTATTTATGCTTGTTCAGCATCATGAGCCGTCAGCCTTTATAATTTCTTATGAACCGAAGTCGTTTAAAGGTGGTTTCTTAGTCAAACGAATGAAGCAGCATAAGAAGCATAAATAA
- a CDS encoding ATP-grasp domain-containing protein encodes MAKIYVIHENDDWTRHLVNRLEELNLPYESWHLDEGIVNLTEAPPEGVFYNRMSASSHTRDHRYAPELTGAVLDWLEFHGRKVLNGSNALRLELSKVKQYTALEKHGIKTPKTIAAVGKQQVVEAAKALNIVPFITKHNRAGKGLGVQLFYSIAALEEHLAKPDYEEPVDGIVLIQEYIESPESYITRVEFIGGEYFYSVQVDTSEGFELCPADVCQIGDLFCPVGEEPKEQRAKFEIVENNESKLLENYANFLKDSGIDVAGIEFIRNAKGEVFTYDVNTNTNYNSDAEAKEEKYAMLQLAKFLGQELEKVTAQKVK; translated from the coding sequence ATGGCAAAAATCTATGTAATCCATGAAAATGATGATTGGACGCGTCACTTAGTAAATCGTTTAGAAGAATTAAACTTACCATATGAATCATGGCATTTGGACGAGGGGATTGTTAACTTAACAGAGGCCCCTCCAGAAGGTGTATTTTATAATCGAATGAGTGCCTCTTCACATACCCGTGATCACCGTTACGCACCTGAACTGACAGGTGCAGTGCTGGACTGGCTGGAATTCCACGGAAGAAAAGTGTTGAATGGCAGTAATGCATTGCGTTTAGAGTTAAGTAAAGTGAAGCAGTATACTGCACTGGAAAAGCACGGAATCAAGACACCGAAAACAATTGCTGCCGTTGGGAAACAGCAAGTTGTTGAAGCTGCAAAAGCATTGAATATCGTACCGTTTATTACGAAGCATAATCGTGCAGGCAAAGGATTAGGTGTTCAGCTATTTTATTCAATCGCTGCATTGGAAGAGCATTTAGCGAAGCCGGATTATGAAGAGCCTGTAGATGGCATTGTGCTGATTCAGGAATACATCGAGTCGCCTGAATCTTATATTACACGTGTTGAATTTATTGGCGGCGAGTATTTCTACTCTGTACAAGTGGACACATCCGAAGGGTTCGAGCTTTGTCCAGCAGATGTATGCCAAATTGGCGATCTATTCTGTCCGGTAGGGGAAGAGCCGAAAGAGCAGCGTGCAAAATTCGAAATTGTCGAAAACAACGAATCAAAGCTGCTTGAAAACTATGCGAATTTCCTGAAAGACAGCGGAATTGATGTAGCAGGCATTGAATTCATCCGCAATGCAAAAGGTGAAGTATTTACGTATGATGTCAATACAAATACGAACTATAATTCGGATGCAGAGGCAAAAGAAGAAAAGTACGCAATGCTGCAGCTTGCTAAGTTTTTAGGGCAGGAACTGGAAAAAGTAACAGCTCAAAAAGTGAAGTAA
- a CDS encoding sensor domain-containing diguanylate cyclase, with protein MEFNQRTKKNVLLLWLATGLPLMYGLYFLFPNQPIDWEIFVYLSIFALITTAIPFQIGNTTIILSQWVTLAAFLLYGVGAEMLIVQLSILPIIYQMRNHKDAFYRIIFTSWMFAYTSFFAAGIVHLAGFEVGNSNLTHLLLYGTVFVGFHLFINHTILYVRDRFTGENEKFFSEHILWDYGSATITIPFAITLVILINDIGAPAIFLLGIPFFAITFVAKMYNISERVNYSLSKASEFGHELADRLSAQQIIELFMHRVSQLFAHDAMYLVDNIQGKYVILRARVDGKDIEIQADSDSIRDSFIHICFQTEDKKVFSSAKEWEEGAPDFLPLDMNSVMIVPIHRNQKTEGTLILTARKKNAFEKYQMDIVHLLSTYFAVSLEKAKYLSAAVEKSETCALTGLYNYHYLDKMLVVEQERIKANPHLQFSLLMMDIDYFKRINDTYGHHAGNIILQNFAKLLENFVPEEAVLARYGGEEFVMLLPHRTKEEAVQLGEEIRQCVEVTPFLIESDLAEAGQKELVFITVSIGVSNVPDDTDETKGLLRNADRALYIGAKQAGRNKVAEYSR; from the coding sequence ATGGAATTTAATCAAAGAACGAAAAAGAACGTATTATTGCTTTGGTTAGCTACTGGGCTACCCCTCATGTACGGCCTATATTTTCTGTTTCCAAATCAGCCGATCGACTGGGAAATTTTTGTTTATTTATCGATATTCGCGCTCATCACAACAGCCATTCCATTCCAAATTGGAAACACGACGATTATTCTTTCACAATGGGTCACATTGGCAGCCTTTTTGCTGTATGGCGTCGGGGCGGAAATGCTGATTGTCCAATTAAGTATTTTACCGATTATTTACCAGATGAGAAACCATAAAGATGCGTTTTACCGAATCATCTTTACTTCTTGGATGTTTGCCTATACTTCTTTTTTCGCTGCAGGCATTGTTCATTTAGCGGGGTTTGAAGTAGGGAATTCGAATTTAACGCATTTACTGCTTTACGGAACGGTATTTGTCGGGTTCCATTTGTTTATCAACCATACGATTTTATATGTACGCGATCGCTTTACAGGTGAAAACGAAAAGTTTTTCAGTGAACATATATTATGGGATTACGGCAGCGCAACCATTACGATCCCGTTTGCCATTACATTAGTCATCCTGATTAATGATATAGGTGCACCAGCAATTTTCCTGCTCGGTATTCCTTTTTTTGCGATAACATTTGTTGCAAAAATGTACAATATTTCGGAACGGGTCAACTATTCACTCAGTAAAGCAAGCGAGTTTGGTCATGAGTTGGCAGACAGATTAAGCGCCCAGCAAATTATTGAACTGTTTATGCACCGGGTGAGTCAGCTCTTTGCACATGATGCGATGTATCTTGTCGATAATATTCAAGGGAAATATGTGATTTTGCGTGCAAGAGTAGATGGAAAAGATATCGAAATTCAGGCTGATTCAGATTCAATCCGCGATTCATTTATTCATATTTGCTTCCAAACAGAAGACAAAAAGGTATTCTCTAGTGCAAAAGAGTGGGAAGAAGGTGCGCCGGATTTCCTCCCACTTGATATGAATAGTGTCATGATTGTTCCAATACACCGTAACCAAAAAACGGAAGGAACATTAATTTTAACGGCACGCAAAAAGAATGCATTTGAAAAGTATCAGATGGATATCGTTCACTTACTGTCGACGTATTTTGCCGTGTCTCTGGAAAAAGCGAAATACTTAAGCGCGGCAGTTGAGAAAAGTGAGACATGTGCATTGACAGGTCTATATAATTATCATTATTTAGATAAAATGCTAGTGGTAGAGCAAGAGCGGATTAAGGCGAATCCTCATCTTCAGTTTTCATTATTAATGATGGATATTGATTATTTTAAACGGATTAATGATACGTATGGCCATCATGCGGGAAATATCATCCTTCAAAATTTTGCTAAGCTATTAGAAAACTTTGTTCCGGAAGAAGCGGTTTTAGCTAGGTATGGTGGAGAGGAATTTGTCATGCTTTTACCGCATAGGACGAAGGAAGAGGCAGTCCAATTAGGTGAAGAAATTCGTCAATGTGTAGAAGTAACACCATTTTTAATTGAATCCGATTTAGCCGAAGCTGGTCAGAAAGAGCTGGTGTTTATTACAGTGAGTATCGGTGTTTCAAATGTCCCGGATGACACGGATGAAACGAAAGGGCTTTTACGCAATGCCGACCGTGCACTGTATATCGGAGCAAAACAGGCAGGGCGCAATAAAGTAGCAGAGTATTCACGTTAA
- a CDS encoding GNAT family N-acetyltransferase: MNFREANIGDAPGIAKVHVDSWRSTYKGIIPQSFLDGLSYEQRTKLWEKNISDQTNTIYVAENENKIIGFVTGGTRSTNKEVGASDLTSIYLLEEWQGQSVGKKLLNQIMTSFLEQGYQKIYVDVLADNKTKQFYQYYGAEYIKTVQLSIGGKTLDEEIYVWNSVEKVIQQSK; the protein is encoded by the coding sequence ATGAATTTTCGAGAAGCAAATATAGGCGATGCACCGGGGATTGCAAAAGTGCATGTTGATAGTTGGAGAAGTACATATAAAGGCATTATCCCCCAAAGCTTTTTAGATGGATTAAGCTATGAACAACGTACAAAACTGTGGGAAAAAAATATTTCAGATCAAACGAATACGATTTATGTAGCAGAAAATGAAAATAAAATTATAGGTTTTGTCACAGGGGGTACACGTAGTACAAATAAAGAGGTTGGAGCAAGTGACTTAACTTCGATTTATTTACTTGAAGAATGGCAGGGCCAAAGCGTTGGGAAAAAGCTATTAAATCAAATCATGACTTCCTTTTTAGAACAAGGCTACCAAAAAATATATGTGGATGTATTAGCAGACAATAAAACAAAACAGTTTTACCAATATTATGGGGCTGAGTATATCAAAACGGTTCAATTAAGTATTGGAGGTAAGACATTAGATGAAGAGATTTATGTATGGAACAGTGTAGAAAAAGTAATCCAACAATCAAAATAA
- a CDS encoding histidine--tRNA ligase, with protein MKKIDYQNVKGTQDYLPAQEVVRRNIRRTLEDTFMLYGCKPLETPILNYTELMASKYAGGAEILKEMYTLTDRGERDLALRYDLTIPFAKVIAMNPQLSMPFKRYEIGKVFRDGPIKAGRFREFTQCDVDVVGIESQSAEAELMVMTIDAFNKLNIEMVIQFNNRKLLAGLLQYFKVPQQKINSVILILDKMEKIDQVTLLKELEEQNLLPSTIELIKQFLNANPTIAYFEKYREENELIKQGYEELIELQDYLQVLNVGESCVFNPFLARGLEIYTGTIYELFLKDGVIKSSIGGGGRYDNAIGGLIGSEEKFSTVGISFGLDVIYTAMEQRENSADQALVDIFIIPLNTEKEALRLAWQLRQQGNRVEVELSGKKLRKAMEKANRENIRKVIILGENEIHTKRYEMKDMQTGKVAQFEIL; from the coding sequence ATGAAAAAAATTGACTATCAAAATGTAAAAGGAACACAGGACTACTTGCCGGCTCAGGAAGTTGTAAGACGCAACATTCGGCGCACTTTAGAAGATACGTTTATGTTGTACGGATGTAAGCCACTGGAGACGCCGATATTAAACTATACAGAGTTAATGGCTTCCAAATATGCAGGCGGGGCTGAAATATTAAAGGAAATGTACACATTAACAGATCGAGGAGAACGCGATTTAGCGCTTCGTTATGATTTGACGATACCTTTTGCGAAAGTAATTGCGATGAATCCACAGCTTTCAATGCCATTTAAGCGCTATGAAATCGGAAAAGTATTTCGGGATGGACCGATTAAAGCAGGGAGATTTAGAGAATTTACTCAATGCGATGTGGATGTAGTCGGTATAGAATCACAGTCGGCAGAAGCTGAACTGATGGTGATGACAATCGATGCTTTTAACAAGCTAAATATTGAAATGGTGATTCAATTCAATAATCGCAAGCTATTGGCAGGATTATTGCAATACTTTAAAGTCCCTCAACAAAAAATAAATAGCGTCATTCTCATACTGGATAAAATGGAGAAAATCGACCAAGTCACTTTACTGAAAGAACTGGAGGAACAGAACCTTTTACCTTCAACGATTGAGTTAATTAAGCAATTTTTAAATGCGAATCCGACAATTGCCTATTTTGAGAAGTACCGAGAGGAAAATGAATTAATTAAACAAGGCTATGAAGAATTAATCGAGCTGCAGGATTATTTACAAGTTTTAAATGTTGGTGAAAGTTGTGTGTTTAATCCATTTCTAGCTCGAGGTCTGGAAATATACACAGGTACCATTTATGAGCTATTTCTAAAAGATGGTGTAATTAAATCAAGTATTGGAGGCGGTGGTCGTTACGATAATGCAATTGGAGGATTAATCGGTTCAGAGGAAAAGTTTTCGACTGTAGGCATCTCATTTGGTTTGGATGTTATTTATACAGCGATGGAGCAAAGAGAAAATAGTGCAGATCAGGCGTTGGTGGATATTTTTATTATTCCATTAAATACGGAAAAGGAAGCACTGCGTTTAGCATGGCAATTACGTCAGCAGGGAAATCGTGTAGAAGTTGAACTGAGTGGTAAGAAATTGCGGAAAGCAATGGAAAAGGCAAACCGTGAAAATATCCGGAAAGTAATCATTTTAGGAGAAAATGAAATTCACACAAAACGATATGAGATGAAAGATATGCAAACAGGCAAAGTGGCGCAATTCGAAATACTATAA
- a CDS encoding BMP family lipoprotein: MKRGWLFLMSLLVVVVLSACSQKSEEEKKERVKIGVMLSDAGLGDQSFSDIAFEGLEKARDELNITFDYRELEFTGTYKQGLEELVEEGQDLIIGIGFTVQEDMEAVAAANPDEQFLLIDAVSDLPNVHNITFKEDEGSYLLGALAAMKSDSNTIGFIGGIENEVIERFETGFKSGAKQVNPDTEVLSVYAGNFGDDQLGASIAQDMIEQGADFIYPAAGFTGVGSILAAQEAGVYAFGVDSDQFFLAEDTIVSSMLKRVDTAVYQAIKEVSETGTLSEKDKVLGIKENGVSLAPIRVVNLTAQEQKQIENLQQELADGQLTIK; the protein is encoded by the coding sequence ATGAAAAGAGGATGGTTGTTTTTGATGAGTCTTCTCGTTGTAGTCGTGCTCTCTGCCTGCTCACAGAAGTCAGAGGAAGAGAAAAAGGAACGGGTGAAAATTGGGGTCATGCTGTCAGATGCAGGACTTGGTGATCAGTCGTTTTCAGATATTGCTTTTGAAGGTCTCGAAAAAGCACGCGATGAATTAAATATAACATTTGATTACCGTGAACTTGAATTTACCGGTACATATAAGCAAGGGCTGGAAGAGCTCGTTGAGGAAGGACAGGATCTGATCATTGGAATCGGGTTTACGGTCCAGGAGGATATGGAGGCCGTTGCCGCTGCCAATCCGGACGAGCAGTTTTTACTGATCGATGCTGTGTCGGACTTGCCGAATGTTCATAACATAACATTTAAAGAAGATGAAGGTTCCTACTTACTCGGGGCACTCGCTGCGATGAAATCAGACAGCAATACAATCGGATTTATCGGTGGTATTGAAAATGAGGTAATCGAACGTTTTGAAACCGGATTTAAATCAGGTGCCAAACAAGTAAATCCCGATACAGAAGTGCTATCCGTTTATGCGGGGAATTTCGGTGATGATCAGCTTGGTGCTTCCATTGCACAGGATATGATTGAACAAGGCGCGGACTTTATTTATCCCGCTGCAGGCTTTACAGGTGTTGGCTCCATTTTAGCGGCACAGGAAGCCGGTGTATATGCATTCGGCGTGGACAGCGATCAGTTTTTCCTTGCTGAAGATACGATTGTTTCTTCCATGCTGAAACGGGTAGATACAGCTGTTTATCAGGCAATTAAAGAAGTTTCGGAAACGGGGACCCTTTCGGAAAAAGATAAAGTGCTTGGCATTAAAGAAAATGGTGTAAGTCTAGCACCAATCCGTGTTGTGAATTTAACTGCACAGGAACAAAAGCAAATTGAAAACCTACAGCAGGAGCTTGCGGACGGGCAACTGACGATTAAGTAG